In Haloimpatiens massiliensis, the following are encoded in one genomic region:
- the wecB gene encoding non-hydrolyzing UDP-N-acetylglucosamine 2-epimerase, which translates to MKKILTIVGARPQFIKAAAVSNIIRKEHEEVLIHTGQHYDENMSKVFFEELNIPKPDYNLGVGSGSHGKQTGEMLHKLEEIYLKEKPDLVLVYGDTNSTLAGALAASKLLIPVAHVEAGLRSFNKAMPEEQNRILTDHISELLFVPTITAENNLKNEGVTKGVHNVGDVMFDAVLHFKKLSQEKSKILEEVGLKSEEFILTTIHRAENTNDINRLRNIIEALNESGEKIVLPLHPRTKKYIEDYGLEFGENIKVIEPIGYLDMISLEMHAKKIVTDSGGVQKEAFFMEKPCVTMRDETEWVETVENGWNVIVGTNKEDILENIKNFIPKEKQKNIFGDGHAGDKILDIINKAIV; encoded by the coding sequence ATGAAAAAGATATTAACTATCGTAGGAGCACGTCCACAATTTATAAAAGCAGCAGCAGTTTCTAATATAATAAGAAAAGAACATGAGGAAGTTTTAATACACACAGGGCAGCATTATGATGAAAATATGTCTAAAGTATTTTTTGAAGAGTTAAATATACCAAAACCAGATTATAACTTAGGGGTTGGTTCAGGGTCTCATGGAAAGCAAACAGGTGAAATGCTACATAAATTAGAAGAAATATATTTAAAAGAAAAACCAGATTTAGTTTTAGTATATGGAGATACCAATTCCACATTAGCAGGGGCCTTAGCAGCAAGCAAACTTTTAATACCAGTTGCTCATGTGGAAGCGGGACTTAGAAGTTTTAATAAAGCTATGCCAGAAGAACAAAATAGAATACTTACAGATCATATATCAGAACTTTTATTTGTACCTACTATTACAGCAGAGAATAATCTTAAAAATGAGGGAGTAACTAAAGGTGTGCATAATGTAGGAGATGTTATGTTTGATGCAGTACTTCATTTTAAGAAATTATCTCAGGAGAAAAGTAAGATTCTTGAAGAAGTTGGTTTGAAAAGCGAAGAATTTATATTAACTACAATACATAGAGCTGAAAATACTAATGATATAAATAGGTTAAGAAATATAATAGAAGCTTTAAACGAAAGTGGTGAAAAAATAGTTTTACCACTTCACCCAAGAACCAAAAAGTATATAGAGGATTATGGCTTGGAATTTGGAGAAAATATAAAGGTAATAGAACCTATTGGTTATTTAGATATGATAAGTCTCGAGATGCATGCTAAAAAAATAGTTACAGATAGCGGTGGAGTTCAAAAGGAAGCATTTTTTATGGAAAAACCTTGTGTGACTATGAGAGATGAAACTGAGTGGGTAGAGACAGTAGAAAATGGATGGAATGTTATAGTAGGAACAAATAAAGAGGATATACTTGAAAATATAAAGAATTTTATTCCAAAAGAGAAGCAAAAAAATATATTTGGAGATGGTCATGCGGGAGATAAAATTTTAGACATTATAAATAAGGCTATAGTGTAA
- a CDS encoding glycosyltransferase family 4 protein: protein MKILFLTQYCPPEVGAPQNRIFELAKRLKKFGHEVTILTAMPNYPKGEIFDEYKGKKVVREEMDGIKIVRTSIYATKEKSFTKRLRNYLSFTFSSVFTGAKYIEKQDVLITESPPLFLGWSGYVLSKKKKAKFVFNVSDLWPESAVKLDVLHNKALIKASTWLEEFCYKKASAVTGQTRGIVDNIVNRGFDKNKVHLITNGVDTEFFKKENRDENFRKEIGIDAKFALCYAGIHGLAQGLEVIINAAEIIKEHEGIQIVFIGDGPEKNKLIDIVKEKGLKNVSFLPIQPKTNMPKIIASMDATIIPLKKLDIFKGALPSKMFEALASELPIVLAVEGEAEKLINSAKAGIVVEPENHKEIADAILKLYNDKELRDNLGYNGRKYVIDNYSRESISRKLENILLKLVD, encoded by the coding sequence ATGAAAATACTTTTTTTAACTCAATATTGTCCACCAGAAGTTGGTGCGCCACAAAATAGAATATTTGAGCTTGCAAAACGGTTAAAGAAGTTTGGACATGAAGTTACTATTTTAACTGCAATGCCTAATTATCCTAAGGGGGAAATATTTGATGAATACAAGGGTAAAAAAGTAGTTAGAGAAGAAATGGACGGAATTAAAATAGTTCGTACCAGTATTTACGCTACTAAGGAAAAATCTTTTACTAAAAGACTTAGAAATTATCTTTCTTTTACATTTTCATCTGTATTTACAGGAGCAAAGTATATTGAAAAGCAAGATGTTCTAATAACAGAATCTCCACCATTATTTTTAGGATGGTCAGGTTATGTATTATCTAAAAAGAAGAAGGCTAAATTTGTATTTAATGTATCAGACTTATGGCCAGAATCTGCAGTTAAATTAGATGTATTACATAATAAAGCACTTATTAAAGCTTCTACATGGTTAGAAGAATTTTGTTATAAAAAAGCATCAGCTGTGACAGGACAAACACGTGGGATTGTTGATAACATAGTGAATAGAGGTTTTGATAAAAACAAAGTTCATCTTATAACTAATGGAGTGGATACTGAGTTTTTCAAAAAAGAAAATAGAGATGAAAATTTTAGAAAAGAAATAGGCATAGATGCTAAATTTGCACTATGTTATGCAGGAATACACGGTTTGGCTCAAGGATTGGAAGTTATAATAAATGCAGCAGAAATTATAAAAGAACATGAAGGTATACAAATTGTATTTATAGGGGATGGACCAGAAAAAAATAAGCTTATTGACATAGTTAAAGAAAAAGGTCTAAAAAATGTTAGTTTTTTACCAATTCAGCCTAAAACTAATATGCCTAAAATAATAGCTTCTATGGATGCTACTATTATACCTCTTAAGAAGTTAGATATATTTAAAGGGGCATTGCCATCCAAGATGTTTGAAGCTTTAGCATCAGAGCTACCTATAGTATTGGCTGTAGAAGGTGAAGCAGAAAAACTTATAAATAGTGCAAAAGCAGGTATAGTAGTGGAACCAGAAAATCATAAAGAAATTGCTGATGCAATTCTAAAGTTATATAATGATAAAGAATTGAGAGATAATTTAGGTTATAATGGTAGGAAATATGTAATAGATAATTATTCAAGAGAATCTATTAGCAGAAAGTTAGAAAATATATTACTAAAATTAGTTGATTAA
- a CDS encoding sugar transferase: MDKDNKYDKIIIDIDKLKSKRLSFAIKRILDFILSLIGITILFPVYLIIYLAIKLDSKGPALFKQVRVGKDNKEFVIYKFRTMIVNAEKKRELEIDPSNIENFVFQSKSDNRITKVGAFLRKTSLDELPQLFNVLIGNMSLVGPRPEIPDVVKYYPKEYAQRLLVTPGITGLAQISGRGEIELGKTIYYDLKYIQNFSVIYDIEIFFKTIASVLKKEGAY; the protein is encoded by the coding sequence ATGGATAAAGATAATAAATATGATAAAATAATTATAGATATAGATAAATTAAAATCTAAAAGACTAAGTTTTGCTATTAAGAGAATACTGGATTTTATATTATCTTTAATAGGTATAACTATATTGTTTCCAGTTTATTTAATTATATATTTAGCTATAAAGTTAGATTCAAAAGGACCAGCCTTATTTAAGCAAGTTAGAGTAGGTAAAGATAATAAAGAGTTTGTAATTTATAAATTTAGGACTATGATAGTAAATGCAGAAAAGAAAAGGGAGTTAGAAATAGATCCATCTAATATTGAAAATTTTGTTTTCCAAAGTAAAAGTGATAATAGAATAACAAAAGTAGGTGCTTTTTTAAGAAAGACAAGTTTAGATGAACTTCCACAGCTTTTTAATGTACTTATTGGAAATATGAGCTTAGTTGGGCCTAGACCGGAAATACCAGATGTAGTTAAGTATTATCCAAAGGAATATGCTCAAAGGCTTTTAGTTACTCCAGGCATAACTGGACTTGCACAGATTAGTGGAAGAGGAGAAATAGAGCTTGGAAAAACTATTTATTATGATTTGAAATATATACAAAATTTCTCTGTAATATATGACATAGAAATCTTTTTTAAAACAATAGCTTCTGTTTTAAAAAAAGAAGGAGCATATTAG
- a CDS encoding O-antigen ligase family protein — protein MKRAYVYLTNMLFIIYVIIYPLIPIENKIGKIAFKSDYIIYVLIFITLLGIILNKSIRKKIFSNVEEFFKSPLAWSLIGLNIVMYFSSIYALDKRVAITHSIRFTIYIFIFFIVSYMNDNKKIINFYTILILSVTTFISCGAVYEYINMRYFLHNKGEIRIASFLQNSNNLGAYIIFFIFISLTLIFVVKGKKEKFICGIISLIMLFSIIFCGSRNALLALILGIGIFAIFYNKKFTIVALILVTMLCIIPISRNRITQVFNRDQNESRIKIWKTARYIIKDNSILGVGYNNYMTAYTKYVSKYPKQLQIRSSYIPKHPHNIFLKIQCELGIPGTIMFIMFLLFSLKTIRQSLKGIKGTRQYYIVKALGISFFIFQVMNLIDCFYDIPKIMTTMFIILGIINFYQRKMLNE, from the coding sequence ATGAAAAGGGCATATGTTTATTTAACAAACATGTTATTTATTATATACGTTATTATTTATCCTTTAATTCCTATTGAAAATAAAATAGGCAAAATAGCTTTTAAATCAGATTATATTATTTATGTTTTAATATTTATTACTCTATTAGGGATAATTTTAAATAAATCTATAAGGAAAAAAATATTTTCTAATGTTGAAGAATTTTTTAAATCACCATTGGCTTGGTCACTTATAGGACTAAATATAGTTATGTATTTTTCAAGTATATATGCTTTAGATAAGAGAGTTGCAATTACTCATAGTATAAGATTTACAATTTATATTTTTATATTTTTTATAGTTTCCTATATGAATGATAATAAGAAAATAATAAATTTTTATACTATACTTATTTTAAGTGTTACTACATTTATAAGTTGTGGAGCAGTTTATGAATATATAAATATGCGCTATTTCCTACATAATAAAGGGGAAATAAGAATAGCATCATTTCTTCAAAATTCTAATAATTTAGGTGCATATATTATATTTTTTATTTTCATAAGTTTAACTTTGATTTTTGTAGTTAAAGGAAAGAAAGAAAAATTTATTTGTGGAATCATATCTTTAATTATGTTATTTTCAATAATATTTTGCGGTTCTAGAAATGCATTATTAGCTCTTATATTAGGAATAGGTATATTTGCTATATTTTATAATAAAAAATTTACGATAGTTGCTTTAATATTAGTGACTATGTTGTGTATAATACCTATTAGCAGAAATAGAATAACGCAAGTTTTTAATAGAGATCAAAATGAGTCTAGAATAAAGATATGGAAAACAGCTAGATATATTATAAAGGACAATAGTATTTTAGGAGTTGGGTATAACAATTATATGACAGCCTATACTAAGTATGTCAGTAAGTATCCTAAACAGTTACAAATACGTTCTAGTTACATTCCTAAACACCCACATAATATATTTTTAAAAATCCAATGTGAATTAGGAATACCGGGAACTATAATGTTCATAATGTTTTTATTGTTTTCTTTAAAAACAATTAGACAATCTTTAAAAGGGATCAAAGGGACAAGACAATATTATATTGTAAAAGCCTTAGGAATTTCATTTTTTATATTTCAAGTTATGAATTTAATAGATTGTTTTTATGATATACCTAAAATAATGACTACTATGTTTATTATATTAGGAATAATAAATTTTTATCAAAGGAAGATGTTAAATGAGTGA
- a CDS encoding WecB/TagA/CpsF family glycosyltransferase, whose protein sequence is MSDKFINLLGYNIFKNDINDLMQYINNFNKINIISGNPDILYSGLKKPELYNSFTSENSLIIPDGIGTVLASKIIKNPVRGKIAGIDLMKNILKECEKENKGVYFLGASQENLDACVQNISNELPKLNIVGFRNGYFNSEDEAEIVNDIISKEPYAVFIALGCPKQENFIIKYMNKIPATIFMGVGGSFDVIGEKTKRAPKWMIDLGLEWLYRTIKEPYRIKRLGSIPKFLLEVVKSK, encoded by the coding sequence ATGAGTGATAAATTCATTAATTTATTAGGTTATAATATTTTTAAAAATGATATTAATGATTTAATGCAGTATATTAATAATTTCAACAAGATTAATATAATTTCAGGGAACCCAGATATCCTATATAGCGGATTAAAAAAACCTGAGTTATATAATAGCTTTACCTCGGAAAATAGTTTAATAATACCTGATGGCATTGGGACAGTATTAGCATCTAAGATAATAAAAAATCCTGTTAGAGGAAAAATAGCAGGTATAGATTTAATGAAAAATATTTTAAAGGAATGTGAAAAAGAAAATAAAGGGGTTTATTTTTTAGGAGCATCCCAAGAAAATTTAGATGCATGTGTTCAAAATATAAGTAATGAGCTTCCTAAATTAAATATAGTTGGATTTAGAAATGGATACTTTAATTCAGAAGATGAAGCAGAGATAGTAAATGATATCATTAGTAAAGAACCTTATGCAGTGTTTATTGCATTGGGTTGTCCTAAACAGGAAAATTTTATTATTAAATACATGAATAAGATTCCAGCTACAATTTTTATGGGAGTTGGGGGAAGCTTTGATGTCATAGGGGAAAAAACTAAGAGAGCTCCTAAATGGATGATAGATTTAGGATTAGAATGGCTTTATAGAACAATAAAAGAACCATATAGAATTAAGCGATTAGGCAGTATTCCTAAATTTTTATTAGAAGTTGTAAAGAGTAAATAA
- a CDS encoding glycosyltransferase, producing MNILFIACYAPFINNSAAIRTLQYLNKISNTSGYKVHLLTVNFPKDSIYYDENLAGMIAPEVKVHLIDGGIIFNKFMPRKSTSNVSKNIKKSRKNKFLRRIKNYLATPDMYIRWANKAAKFGINLMEKEKFDVIFSMHEPPSSHICAYYIKKKFKNVKWISYWSDPWLKDSTRENSFWLKRLIEKKLEKKVVRLSDKFLFVTEPNRIDYINTYNIPDEKTNIVSRGFDLEFYTKIEEKDPPKLIQKDKINFLYAGEIFSKLRDLKPFINALNKLKSNDIDLYKKLNILFFGNIDDEAIKNDLDNIDVVTVNGRISYDKVVEYMVNSEVLLLFGNKNSKQIPAKIYDYFGTKAKIVVIYGDESDPIKELVENNDKCICINNSEIDIHNTLKSIAQENKEEIIADRDLNYEWKNIVEKLIEIIEEN from the coding sequence ATGAATATATTATTTATAGCTTGTTATGCACCATTTATAAATAATTCAGCAGCTATAAGGACATTACAGTATTTAAATAAAATATCTAATACAAGTGGGTATAAAGTACATTTATTGACTGTGAATTTTCCTAAAGATTCCATATATTATGATGAAAATTTAGCCGGTATGATAGCTCCTGAGGTTAAAGTACATTTAATAGATGGTGGAATAATATTTAATAAATTTATGCCCAGAAAGTCAACTAGTAATGTATCAAAAAATATTAAAAAGAGTAGGAAAAATAAATTTTTAAGAAGGATTAAAAATTATTTAGCTACACCAGATATGTATATAAGATGGGCTAATAAAGCTGCTAAATTTGGAATAAACCTTATGGAGAAGGAAAAGTTTGATGTGATTTTTTCAATGCATGAACCTCCCTCATCACATATATGCGCTTATTACATAAAGAAAAAGTTTAAAAATGTAAAATGGATAAGTTATTGGAGTGATCCGTGGTTAAAAGATTCTACGAGAGAAAATAGTTTTTGGTTAAAAAGATTGATAGAGAAAAAGTTAGAAAAAAAAGTAGTTAGGTTAAGTGATAAATTTTTATTTGTAACGGAGCCTAATAGGATTGATTATATAAACACGTATAACATTCCAGATGAAAAGACAAATATAGTTTCAAGGGGATTTGATTTGGAATTTTATACAAAAATTGAAGAAAAAGATCCTCCTAAACTTATACAGAAGGATAAAATTAATTTTTTATATGCGGGAGAGATTTTTTCTAAGTTGAGGGATTTAAAGCCTTTTATCAATGCGTTAAATAAATTAAAATCCAATGATATAGATTTATATAAAAAGCTAAACATATTGTTTTTTGGAAATATAGATGATGAGGCTATAAAAAATGATTTAGATAATATTGATGTGGTAACGGTTAATGGACGTATTTCCTATGATAAAGTTGTAGAGTATATGGTTAATTCAGAAGTATTATTGTTATTTGGGAATAAAAATTCTAAACAAATTCCAGCTAAAATATATGATTATTTTGGCACTAAAGCTAAAATAGTAGTTATTTATGGAGATGAATCCGATCCAATAAAAGAATTGGTTGAAAATAATGATAAATGTATATGCATTAATAATAGTGAGATTGATATACATAATACTTTAAAAAGTATAGCACAAGAAAATAAGGAAGAAATAATTGCAGATAGAGATTTAAATTATGAGTGGAAGAATATAGTTGAAAAGTTAATAGAAATTATTGAAGAAAATTAA
- a CDS encoding nucleotide sugar dehydrogenase: protein MGVLNIIGLGYIGLPTLLMFASHGIEAVGTDLNIELVDKLNKGELTFKEEGLDLIFEQAINKGVRFSNEYCSTDKYIITVPTPYMEDSKKIDVSYLVTATKSVLEVCKKGTILVIESTISPGTIDKYVKPLVIEKGFELGKDIHIVHAPERIIPGKMVYELLNNSRTIGADEKSIGEEVKSWYKSFCKGDIVVTSIKVAEMSKVVENTYRDINIAFANELVKICYKENIDVYELIKIANMHPRVNILTPGPGVGGHCISVDPWFLVGDYPDITKIILSAREQNDSMPEYVLNKTMEIMKENHIYDFEKVGFYGITYKENVDDTRQSPTLQLIKQLKKRNIRGYKVYDPMVKKVKVDFQVMNLEKFLEGLEIVVVLVGHDEIKHNQELLKDKIVYDTRNVIQKSKKLYKL from the coding sequence ATGGGAGTATTAAATATTATAGGTTTAGGATATATTGGATTGCCTACATTATTAATGTTTGCATCTCATGGAATAGAGGCTGTAGGAACAGATCTGAATATAGAATTAGTAGATAAATTAAATAAAGGGGAGCTTACTTTTAAAGAAGAAGGGTTAGATTTAATTTTTGAACAAGCTATAAATAAAGGGGTAAGATTTTCTAATGAATATTGTTCCACTGATAAGTATATTATAACAGTACCTACTCCTTATATGGAGGATAGTAAAAAAATAGATGTAAGTTATTTAGTAACGGCAACTAAAAGTGTATTAGAGGTATGTAAGAAAGGTACTATATTAGTTATTGAATCTACCATATCCCCAGGGACTATTGATAAGTATGTAAAACCTTTAGTTATTGAAAAAGGATTTGAGCTAGGAAAGGATATACATATTGTTCATGCTCCAGAGAGAATAATACCTGGTAAAATGGTTTATGAATTACTTAATAATTCAAGAACTATAGGGGCAGATGAAAAAAGTATAGGAGAAGAAGTTAAGTCTTGGTATAAATCCTTTTGTAAAGGGGACATAGTTGTTACTAGTATTAAAGTGGCGGAAATGTCTAAAGTAGTAGAAAATACTTATAGAGACATTAATATAGCTTTTGCAAATGAATTAGTTAAAATATGTTACAAGGAAAATATAGATGTTTATGAACTTATAAAAATTGCTAATATGCATCCAAGAGTCAATATATTAACCCCTGGTCCAGGAGTTGGGGGACATTGTATTTCTGTAGATCCATGGTTTTTGGTAGGAGATTATCCTGATATAACTAAAATAATTTTATCTGCCAGGGAACAAAATGATTCTATGCCTGAATATGTGCTAAACAAAACAATGGAAATTATGAAAGAAAATCACATATATGATTTCGAGAAAGTTGGGTTCTACGGTATTACATATAAAGAAAATGTAGACGACACAAGACAGAGTCCAACACTACAACTTATTAAGCAACTTAAGAAACGTAATATTAGAGGATATAAAGTGTATGATCCTATGGTTAAGAAGGTAAAAGTTGATTTTCAAGTTATGAATTTAGAAAAATTTTTAGAAGGATTAGAAATAGTAGTGGTGTTAGTTGGGCACGATGAAATAAAGCATAATCAAGAGTTATTGAAAGACAAAATTGTATATGACACTAGAAATGTTATACAAAAATCAAAGAAATTATATAAACTTTAA
- a CDS encoding glycosyltransferase, whose translation MHVMFVPSWYSTPRNKVHGSFFKEQAQALAEHGVKVTVAFNEIWPLTLLGKINEKKGISIQNEDGLKTYRYKNYNYLPKNPLMFMFFNKRLEKLYKLISEREGKIDLIHAHSSLWGGISAEYISGKYNIPLIITEHSSITYSKYLKPSYKKYVVNSYKNASKLIAVGEGLKEELCDLTKRNEVEVIPNLVNLELFKPMKLEKNSEFTFFSLAFLEGEKGMDTLIKSFAKKFKNINAKLVIGGDGSQKKQLKELSNNLNISDKVEFLGALTRKEVVAQMNKCDCFVLASRHETFGVVYVEALACGKPIIGTYNGGANGIINSENGLIVPIDDEEKLSNAMLEVMKNYSSYDSEIIRNNCENKYSKQNIVKNIIKAYKEVL comes from the coding sequence ATGCATGTTATGTTTGTACCTTCATGGTATTCTACACCTAGAAATAAGGTTCATGGTAGTTTTTTTAAAGAACAAGCACAAGCTTTAGCTGAGCATGGAGTTAAAGTAACTGTAGCTTTTAATGAAATATGGCCTTTAACGTTATTGGGAAAAATAAACGAGAAAAAAGGTATTAGTATACAAAATGAAGACGGATTAAAAACCTATAGATATAAAAACTATAATTATTTACCTAAAAATCCTCTTATGTTTATGTTTTTTAATAAAAGATTAGAGAAATTGTATAAATTGATTTCAGAAAGAGAAGGCAAAATAGATTTAATTCATGCTCATTCATCACTATGGGGAGGCATAAGTGCAGAATATATAAGTGGTAAATATAATATTCCTTTAATTATAACTGAGCATTCTTCTATAACCTATAGTAAATATTTGAAGCCAAGCTACAAAAAGTATGTTGTGAATTCTTACAAAAATGCTTCTAAATTAATTGCAGTTGGTGAAGGGTTAAAAGAAGAGTTGTGTGATTTAACAAAAAGAAATGAAGTAGAGGTCATTCCTAATTTAGTAAACTTAGAATTATTTAAACCCATGAAATTAGAAAAAAATAGTGAATTTACTTTTTTTTCATTAGCTTTTCTAGAAGGGGAAAAGGGAATGGATACACTTATAAAATCCTTTGCTAAAAAATTTAAAAATATTAATGCTAAATTGGTAATAGGTGGAGATGGCAGTCAAAAAAAGCAGTTAAAGGAACTGAGTAATAATTTAAATATAAGTGATAAAGTAGAGTTCTTAGGGGCACTAACAAGAAAAGAAGTAGTAGCACAGATGAATAAATGTGATTGCTTTGTATTAGCATCTAGACATGAAACTTTTGGTGTGGTTTATGTTGAAGCATTAGCTTGTGGGAAACCTATAATAGGTACCTATAATGGTGGTGCTAATGGAATAATAAATAGCGAAAATGGATTGATTGTTCCAATTGATGACGAAGAAAAGCTATCAAATGCCATGTTAGAAGTTATGAAAAATTATTCTAGTTATGATTCAGAAATTATTAGAAACAATTGTGAAAATAAGTATTCTAAACAAAATATAGTTAAAAATATAATTAAAGCATATAAAGAAGTATTATGA
- a CDS encoding nitroreductase family protein codes for MDFYSVIENRTSIKEFNSTPIDRSKLDRMINAAMMAPSWKNNTSYKIIIVDNDTTKSQLASTVKNNTDDTAKSMQRAPVVCVIVADPNMSGVVNNQQYYLVDSAIAMEHFILAAANEGYGTCWIGAFDENSVKSILNVPSNYRVVAMTPVGEIQQDKKHYQKKDVREYVFTNSWQQPYTESK; via the coding sequence ATGGATTTTTATTCAGTTATAGAAAATAGAACTAGTATAAAGGAATTTAATAGTACACCTATAGATAGGAGTAAGCTGGATAGAATGATAAATGCAGCTATGATGGCACCTTCTTGGAAAAATAATACGTCATACAAAATTATAATAGTGGATAATGATACTACAAAATCACAGTTAGCATCCACGGTTAAAAATAATACTGATGATACAGCTAAATCAATGCAAAGAGCACCAGTAGTTTGTGTTATTGTAGCAGATCCTAATATGTCTGGTGTAGTAAACAATCAACAATACTATTTAGTAGATAGTGCTATAGCAATGGAGCACTTTATATTAGCAGCAGCTAACGAGGGCTATGGAACTTGCTGGATAGGTGCTTTTGATGAAAACAGCGTAAAAAGCATTTTGAATGTACCAAGTAATTATAGAGTAGTTGCTATGACTCCTGTAGGTGAAATACAACAAGATAAAAAGCATTATCAAAAGAAAGATGTAAGAGAATATGTATTTACTAATTCATGGCAGCAACCATATACAGAAAGTAAATAG
- a CDS encoding lipopolysaccharide biosynthesis protein produces the protein METGSEKEGINSFLKKFAGFSVGPIVSAILSFLIVPITSYLVSPDDFGKSAMYTMGYSISSLFIFLGLDQSFVREYNEQENKSNLFWNSLIVPLIFSFILGIIYIVFYKPISILMFDSVEKYTINILAFSLPFAVIDRFNLLTLRMEEKAKIYSLFNILSKLLVLFIMIPYLLFIDKSFKGIINSNFISLVVLCVFETYFLRNVWKTRFNINKKLIKKLFKFGLPLVPATIISWFFSSMDRIALRQWGTFNEIGLYSAAFKIVMVLGIIQQAFCTFWTPTAFRWYKDKVPNEKYMKVSDMVMSIMVVLFSFIVLFKDIIIKILSPKYASANIIVPFLLFLPIMYTVSETTTLGISFSRKTSYNIIISLVSAVTNYIGNFILVPKFGAMGASISTGISYLVFFWMRTLISRRLWFKFDLGFYAVNSIMMVILAAASIRLNNVIINIIIVILILFVNRKYIRDILKYAKSVLVNVKFIKIKN, from the coding sequence ATGGAGACAGGCAGTGAAAAAGAAGGAATTAATAGTTTTCTAAAAAAATTTGCGGGGTTTTCCGTTGGTCCCATAGTTTCTGCTATATTAAGCTTTTTAATAGTACCAATTACTAGTTATTTGGTGTCACCGGATGATTTCGGTAAATCTGCAATGTATACTATGGGGTATTCTATAAGTTCTCTTTTTATATTTTTAGGATTAGACCAATCATTTGTAAGAGAATATAATGAGCAGGAGAATAAGAGTAATTTGTTTTGGAATTCTTTGATAGTTCCATTAATTTTTTCTTTTATACTTGGAATCATATATATAGTTTTTTATAAACCTATATCTATTTTGATGTTTGATTCAGTAGAAAAGTATACAATAAATATTCTTGCATTTTCCCTTCCTTTTGCTGTAATAGATAGATTTAATCTTTTAACTTTAAGAATGGAAGAAAAAGCTAAGATATATTCTTTATTTAATATATTAAGTAAACTTTTAGTACTTTTTATAATGATTCCATATTTATTATTTATTGATAAAAGTTTTAAGGGAATTATAAATTCAAATTTTATAAGTTTAGTAGTTTTGTGTGTATTTGAAACTTATTTTTTAAGAAATGTTTGGAAGACGAGATTTAATATCAATAAAAAACTTATAAAGAAATTATTCAAATTTGGTTTACCATTAGTTCCAGCAACTATAATAAGTTGGTTCTTTAGTTCTATGGATAGGATAGCATTAAGGCAATGGGGTACATTTAATGAAATAGGGTTGTACTCAGCAGCTTTTAAAATCGTTATGGTACTTGGAATAATACAACAGGCATTTTGCACATTTTGGACACCTACTGCATTTAGGTGGTATAAAGATAAGGTGCCTAATGAAAAGTATATGAAAGTAAGTGATATGGTTATGAGTATAATGGTAGTACTATTCTCCTTTATAGTACTATTTAAAGACATAATTATAAAAATACTCTCACCTAAATACGCTAGTGCAAATATAATAGTTCCATTTTTGTTATTCTTGCCTATAATGTATACTGTATCTGAGACTACCACTTTAGGTATATCTTTTTCTAGAAAAACTTCATATAATATTATAATATCTTTGGTATCAGCAGTTACTAATTATATTGGTAATTTTATACTGGTACCTAAATTTGGAGCCATGGGAGCTTCTATTTCAACAGGAATATCATATTTGGTGTTTTTTTGGATGAGAACATTAATTTCTAGAAGACTATGGTTTAAATTTGATTTAGGTTTTTATGCTGTTAATTCAATTATGATGGTAATATTAGCTGCTGCAAGTATTAGATTAAATAATGTGATTATAAATATTATAATTGTTATATTAATATTATTTGTAAATAGAAAGTATATACGAGATATTTTAAAATATGCTAAGTCTGTTTTAGTTAATGTTAAGTTTATAAAAATTAAAAATTAA